A stretch of Telopea speciosissima isolate NSW1024214 ecotype Mountain lineage chromosome 11, Tspe_v1, whole genome shotgun sequence DNA encodes these proteins:
- the LOC122645215 gene encoding uncharacterized protein LOC122645215, translated as MIYMEKYGESRLEDAGECFSLAKCWSLSADVYARGNHFSKCLVACTNGKLFDMGLHFIECWKENSTPAIDMDAKIQGLDEIEQAFLENCASYYHELKDTKSMMKFVREFHSIDSKRTFLRSWHYLTELMLLEEELGNYFEAASMAKLKGDILFEADMLGKAGYFEDASRLILFYVVGISLWGSGSKGWPPNSFLQMEKLLMKAKLIAKNKSEFFYGMVSIEATILLNQEGSLLEMGQFISASHEFRSLLGEYFCARKILDLHFRPEPSKYEWEQEVFLDQMNYVYNTICRNQVSIETLVYFWNFWKGMVVNIFRYLQSIGSPLHKNEYMDHGQLCLDYLGVRKQENNHDILYLLLNSDAYWVKEIDERALQRNGNLVGLNLQHFVPAARSHWCLEVSFIGIKVLERLEALYDFAKRKIFPIFCQGMVILHMYEVSQFLIESDLLVRKYRLPELQKFLESSRVRFFDILFPQDWRQAMTENLIAWRETSLFRDLLKDVINYNINLKGKPTYGQIGRVVMLIFVSGDLTVELYQMIASRFCVKAPWEAFMEELKENKGSGFAQISLVHKLQQALEDTFSVNWEMESDYMSPHCYIYLVERLLYWASSCQEYFFTTKSSIIESLACREWKVRSSILRATDMHALLEDSYDFIAGQIGQLLFDKHGTSQWLIKSHLSVKDYYPALVLRLIVVLSIVCLNCGRHFGLLDELLSGNDIIRQLPHAFYRILQRRRNHSFSDVLAEALKTIENPLVLVSGSHYPENLCSDALVVNLEAIQSREDLLRVLFPKSLEDAESQICSVESERIISCSEDLSSGRTNQKNISELPSQSRLPVTVHEGNNVKLYSATELGGKVDPIIEREDANQKNELQMVYAHFWKTFEDYGNAMSLASKIPQIKVSVKESICIMEFAITQLGQKNNCPNEDLKLFEEAKHMLGDLNKLSFALDVCDEELDNINSTIREHFRKLSERRPRLENFLDSLFLQSKSGALSEALQDDGAPGTQNHSSKGEENNGNGKGKPKSKKGKGNNKSKKANKDKRKK; from the exons ATGATTTATATGGAGAAATATGGGGAATCAAGGCTTGAGGATGCTGGCGAATGTTTTTCCTTGGCAAAATGTTGGAGTCTTTCTGCTGATGTATATGCTAGGGGCAACCATTTCTCAAAGTGCTTAGTTGCTTGCACCAATGGTAAACTCTTTGACATGGGACTCCACTTCATTGAATGCTGGAAAGAAAATTCAACTCCTGCCATTGATATGGATGCAAAAATTCAAGGATTGGATGAAATCGAACAAGCTTTCCTCGAGAATTGTGCAAGTTACTATCATGAGCTTAAAGATACAAAAAGTATGATGAAGTTTGTGAGGGAATTTCACTCTATTGATTCCAAACGTACTTTCTTAAGGTCATGGCATTATCTAACTGAGCTTATGCTCTTGGAGGAAGAACTCGGGAATTATTTTGAAGCTGCAAGCATGGCAAAGCTGAAAGGTGATATTCTTTTTGAGGCTGATATGTTAGGGAAGGCTGGATATTTTGAAGATGCATCGAGGCTGATTCTCTTTTATGTCGTTGGAATCTCTCTTTGGGGATCTGGAAGCAAAGGCTGGCCACCAAACAGTTTTCTTCAGATGGAAAAACTCTTAATGAAAGCCAAATTGATTGCAAAAAATAAATCAGAATTCTTCTATGGGATGGTCAGCATTGAAGCCACCATATTATTAAACCAGGAGGGCAGCTTGTTAGAAATGGGACAATTCATAAGTGCTTCCCATGAATTCAGAAGTTTATTAGGTGAATATTTCTGTGCTCGCAAAATTCTTGATCTTCATTTTCGGCCAGAACCCTCTAAATATGAGTGGGAACAGGAAGTCTTCCTGGATCAGATGAATTATGTGTATAACACCATTTGCAGGAACCAGGTCTCTATTGAAACACTTGTTTACTTTTGGAACTTTTGGAAGGGTATGGTTGTAAACATATTTCGTTACCTTCAGTCTATTGGATCACCCCTCCATAAGAATGAATATATGGACCATGGACAGCTTTGTTTGGATTATTTGGGTGTGCGAAAGCAGGAAAATAATCATGATATACTCTACCTTTTGCTCAACTCTGATGCATATTGGGTCAAAGAAATTGATGAAAGAGCACTTCAGAGAAATGGGAACTTGGTTGGTCTCAATCTTCAGCATTTTGTCCCTGCTGCTAGGAGCCACTGGTGTTTAGAAGTGTCCTTTATTGGTATTAAAGTATTGGAAAGACTGGAAGCCCTTTATGATTTTGCTAAGCGCAAAATTTTCCCAATATTTTGCCAAGGGATGGTTATCCTCCACATGTATGAAGTATCACAATTCTTAATTGAGTCAGACTTACTGGTAAGGAAGTACCGTTTACCGGAACTTCAGAAATTCCTTGAATCATCTAGAGTGCGCttctttgatattttatttccCCAGGACTGGAGGCAAGCAATGACAGAGAATTTGATTGCCTGGAGGGAGACCTCTCTTTTTAGGGATTTACTTAAAGATGTTATAAATTATAACATCAATTTGAAGGGTAAGCCAACATATGGGCAAATTGGGAGGGTGGTGATGCTGATCTTTGTATCTGGAGATCTAACAGTTGAACTGTATCAGATGATCGCAAGCCGATTTTGTGTGAAGGCACCTTGGGAAGCATTCATGGAGGAgttgaaagaaaacaaagggtCAGGATTTGCGCAGATCTCCCTAGTCCACAAGCTTCAGCAGGCTCTGGAAGATACCTTCAGCGTGAACTGGGAGATGGAATCTGACTATATGTCACCTCACTGTTATATATATCTTGTTGAGCGCCTTTTGTATTGGGCATCTTCTTGCCAAGAGTATTTTTTCACAACGAAATCTTCTATTATCGAGTCCCTTGCTTGCCGAGAGTGGAAAGTTAGGTCAAGCATTCTGCGGGCTACTGATATGCATGCATTGTTGGAAGATTCATATGATTTTATTGCTGGACAAATAGGGCAACTTCTTTTTGATAAGCATGGGACATCTCAATGGCTTATAAAGTCCCACCTCTCCGTCAAGGACTATTATCCAGCTTTAGTGTTGAGATTGATTGTAGTGCTTAGCATAGTTTGTCTCAACTGTGGGAGGCATTTTGGTTTACTTGATGAACTGCTAAGTGGGAATGACATTATCCGACAACTACCTCATGCATTCTATCGGATCCTTCAACGAAGGCGGAATCATAGTTTTTCTGATGTGCTAGCTGAAGCACTTAAAACTATTGAGAATCCCCTTGTACTTGTTTCAGGAAGTCATTATCCAGAAAATTTATGTTCAGATGCATTAGTGGTAAACTTGGAGGCCATTCAAAGCAGAGAGGATTTATTAAGAGTTTTATTCCCTAAGAGTTTGGAAGATGCAGAAAGTCAAATTTGTTCTGTTGAATCGGAAAGGATTATTTCATGTAGTGAAGATCTTTCTTCAGGAAGAACTaatcaaaaaaatatttctgaACTTCCATCTCAGTCAAGGTTACCTGTGACTGTACATGAGGGGAACAATGTTAAACTTTATTCTGCCACTGAGTTAGGTGGGAAGGTGGATCCAATCATTGAGAGGGAAGATGCAAATCAAAAAAATGAACTGCAAATGGTTTATGCCCATTTTTGGAAAACTTTTGAAGATTATGGGAATGCTATGAGCTTGGCTTCTAAAATCCCACAGATCAAG GTGTCAGTGAAGGAATCTATTTGCATTATGGAGTTCGCTATAACCCAACTTGGGCAGAAGAATAATTGTCCAAATGAAGATTTAAAATTGTTTGAAGAAGCAAAACATATGCTTGGTGATTTGAATAAGCTCTCCTTTGCTTTGGATGTGTG TGATGAAGAACTTGATAATATTAATTCAACAATTAGAGAACATTTCAGAAAGTTGAGTGAAAGGAGGCCAAGACTCGAGAATTTTTTGGATTCCCTTTTCCTGCAAAGTAAGTCGGGCGCACTCAGTGAGGCATTACAGGATGATGGTGCCCCAGGAACCCAAAACCACAGCagcaaaggagaagaaaataatggcAATGGTAAGGGAAAACCCAAGTCCAAGAAGGGGAAAGGAAATAACAAGTCAAAGAAGGCAAATaaggacaaaagaaaaaagtaa
- the LOC122645214 gene encoding uncharacterized protein LOC122645214: MEDVGLSLRLKGLWKVFIEDSLWSGFFKATYFRHSHAMLAGTQGRGSKALRSTLAFKEFMLNRSRWLLGSGNTYFWLDNWTGTGPLLDHVDNPLQIDLNLKFKDAWDEGGLWRQEIIDAIDSEAAGDSVVIHNFVPTGRDDVLVWTPFADGNFSTKSAWHEVRSSCAVVPYARWLWNQTVPLKVVFFSCPRCETTDHCLVSGGTAAKGGSAPFQDWWPRFSQKQLDSSMPWTWDPSPRRGRPIPVYWCPPNVSVKLNVDGACRGNPGLGGGGGVVRNTRGEVLAAFSNFYGYYTNSIAELRALRDGIALCQALGFSDVVVNSDSANTARMINQNRCNLWQGWYWFQEIMSLVSEGRASVVFAFRESNRAADWLANLACDSGSSITFHQDDIPSSKLQVILREDKAGLPMLRS, from the exons ATGGAAGATGTAGGGCTCTCTCTCCGGCTTAAGGGGCTTTGGAAAGTGTTCATTGAGGACTCTCTGTGGAGTGGGTTTTTCAAGGCAACATATTTTAGACACTCACATGCCATGCTGGCTGGGACTCAGGGCAGGGGTTCGAAAGCTTTGCGTAGTACTCTGGCCTTCAAAGAGTTTATGCTGAACAGGTCAAGATGGCTACTTGGTTCTGGTAATACTTACTTCTGGCTGGATAACTGGACGGGTACTGGTCCTCTTTTAGATCATGTCGACAATCCGCTGCAAATTGATCTGAACCTGAAGTTTAAGGATGCCTGGGATGAGGGCGGATTGTGGAGGCAGGAAATTATCGATGCCATTGACTCAGAAGCTGCTGGAGATAGCGTTGTTATACATAACTTTGTCCCGACTGGGAGGGATGATGTGCTAGTCTGGACCCCTTTTGCTGATGGGAACTTCTCTACCAAATCAGCCTGGCATGAAGTGAGGAGTTCTTGTGCGGTGGTTCCTTATGCGAGGTGGCTCTGGAACCAAACTGTGCCCCTTAAGGTGGTGTTCTTCTCGTG CCCTCGGTGCGAGACCACTGACCACTGCCTGGTTTCTGGTGGAACGGCTGCCAAG GGAGGTTCAGCACCCTTCCAAGATTGGTGGCCAAGGTTCAGTCAGAAACAGCTTGATTCTTCAATGCCTTGGACTTGGGACCCTTCTCCCAGACGGGGCCGCCCCATTCCGGTGTATTGGTGTCCCCCTAATGTATCTGTGAAGCTTAATGTTGATGGCGCCTGCAGAGGAAACCCCGGGTtaggagggggtgggggtgttgTAAGAAACACGAGGGGAGAGGTGTTGGCAGCTTTCTCCAACTTCTATGGTTACTATACGAACTCGATTGCTGAGTTAAGAGCTCTGAGGGATGGCATAGCCCTTTGCCAGGCTTTAGGCTTCAGTGATGTGGTGGTAAACTCGGACTCTGCTAATACGGCTAGAATGATCAACCAGAACAGGTGTAATTTGTGGCAgggttggtactggttccaggagATCATGTCTTTGGTTTCTGAAGGCCGGGCTTCAGTGGTCTTTGCATTCCGTGAAAGTAATAGAGCGGCTGATTGGTTAGCTAACCTAGCTTGTGATTCGGGTTCGTCTATCACTTTCCACCAGGACGATATTCCCTCTAGTAAGCTTCAGGTGATCCTTAGGGAGGACAAGGCAGGCTTGCCGATGCTTAGGAGCTAG